The following proteins are encoded in a genomic region of Drosophila willistoni isolate 14030-0811.24 chromosome 3R, UCI_dwil_1.1, whole genome shotgun sequence:
- the LOC6650396 gene encoding uncharacterized protein LOC6650396, with the protein MQWYVGSKWEDPTRGLTKKVLGLEFSVMEKPLLVSKVEFKVNKCENLGRRPSKYLNDLASTHCLEMGTAVTPVDYYIEILLQQFLPGETSACCISTKSGEKINLELKLENIVTNTQVEKLNAAEIHNLALAYKECGVQMFKAYPKFAFDYFSRAAKLLITYKPFDKLTLKSNGINGSAVEALFLQVQTNLAACMLQEQRYEHVIYHTEFVESAENPSEKGIYRRALAYYHLKEFAKAQSMVERMPKWEEKKEFVKLRDNIASSWKDSKAHYKEVVQRMFS; encoded by the coding sequence ATGCAATGGTATGTGGGCTCTAAGTGGGAGGATCCTACCCGCGGTCTCACCAAGAAGGTTCTTGGTCTGGAATTTTCTGTAATGGAAAAACCTCTTTTGGTCAGCAAAGTTGAATTTAAAGTCAACAAATGCGAGAACTTGGGAAGACGTCCCAGTAAATATCTAAATGATTTAGCCTCGACGCATTGCCTGGAGATGGGAACTGCTGTAACGCCGGTGGATTACTATATAGAAATATTGCTACAACAATTTCTGCCAGGCGAGACATCAGCTTGCTGCATAAGCACCAAGTCTGGTGAAAAAATCAATCTTGAATTAAAACTGGAGAATATTGTGACAAACACGCAGGTGGAAAAGCTCAATGCGGCTGAAATACACAATCTAGCTCTGGCCTATAAGGAATGTGGTGTTCAAATGTTTAAGGCATATCCGAAATTTGCCTTTGATTACTTTTCACGTGCTGCCAAGTTACTGATCACGTATAAACCGTTCGATAAACTGACCTTGAAATCGAACGGCATCAATGGAAGCGCTGTGGAGGCTCTATTTCTACAGGTGCAAACCAATTTGGCTGCATGTATGCTGCAGGAGCAACGCTATGAGCATGTCATCTATCACACCGAATTCGTGGAATCTGCCGAAAATCCGAGCGAGAAAGGCATTTATAGGCGTGCACTTGCCTACTATCATTTAAAGGAGTTTGCAAAAGCCCAAAGTATGGTGGAACGTATGCCAAAGTGGGAGGAGAAGAAGGAATTCGTTAAACTCAGGGACAACATAGCATCTAGCTGGAAGGATAGTAAGGCCCACTACAAGGAAGTGGTGCAGCGAATGTTTAgctaa
- the LOC6650766 gene encoding protein-L-isoaspartate(D-aspartate) O-methyltransferase, which produces MAWRSVGASNEDLIRQLKEYGVIGSDAVAKAMIETDRKFYSPRNPYMDAPQPIGGGVTISAPHMHAFALEYLRDHLQPGAHILDVGSGSGYLTACFYRYVKAKGDHPNTKIVGIEHQSSLVQMSKANLNADDRSMLDSEKLIIVEGDGRKGHPSHAPYQAIHVGAAAPDTPTELINQLANGGRLIVPVGPEGGSQYMQQYDKDANGKVQMTRLMGVMYVPLTDLRS; this is translated from the exons ATGGCCTGGCGTTCCGTAGGTGCTAGCAATGAAGATCTTATACGCCAATTAAAGG AATACGGCGTCATTGGGAGCGATGCAGTCGCCAAGGCCATGATAGAGACAGATCGCAAGTTCTATTCGCCTCGAAATCCCTATATGGATGCTCCCCAACCTATAGGAGGCGGTGTAACCATCAGTGCTCCACATATG CATGCCTTTGCTTTAGAATATTTAAGAGATCATTTGCAACCTGGAGCCCATATCCTTGATGTGGGCTCTGGTTCCGGCTATTTGACGGCCTGTTTTTATCGTTACGTCAAGGCAAAAGGTGATCATCCAAATACCAAAATTGTGGGAATCGAACATCAATCGTCGCTGGTGCAAATGAGTAAAGCTAATTTGAATGCCGATGATCGCTCCATGTTAGATTCGGAGAAACTAATCATTGTGGAAGGCGATGGACGAAAGGGTCATCCTAGCCATGCACCATATCAGGCCATTCATGTTGGAGCTGCTGCTCCAGATACGCCCACCGAATTGATCAATCAATTGGCCAATGGAGGCAGACTGATTGTACCAGTCGGGCCTGAAGGTGGCTCTCAGTATATGCAGCAA TATGACAAGGATGCCAATGGAAAAGTGCAGATGACCCGCCTTATGGGCGTTATGTATGTTCCCCTAACGGACTTGCGCTCCTGA
- the LOC6650394 gene encoding uncharacterized protein LOC6650394 codes for MSTFKQKVKRYQVNVDGFVAKPKSISAVSVNEIAKVFIGQSLSEPLILETRRMVRDWCRGLLSKSFEYARMTRAPKFEISHLYKGNLNLLTNVLRIHTRKAKKKVKKSKSKRGAKILKNITMAPKYQKKKHKSVKKPTKLKTLEPESETTVLPKSNAVVPNRPFRFIKEEKVRLKPRKRILSREQLGLYKLITAASLGKSENKRRRALQTLTNDPALNDLLPALCLFISNAVNVNVVKLNMSKLLYLMRMVRALVANSSLCLQRCLHQLIPAVLTCLLTRQDDPFPADHWALREYSGNIIAEIVWHFDNPSNGILPRVIGIYNQALQKLPLTTVYGAVIGLGKLGNYVVRAYLVPQIAFISSRIEPHLKDRTRFMKSKEYLNINRQASRYIRHRILKVCTPVLMKMHSPPHMLEKFAKSYGFLGFSLCAAVTVSRIKAAAISDAKKEAAAARLTAVKRRRRKPVPKRNKSKIPPKKTIQKGPIKKPFNGRGPTLGKGIARQTVGAPPQKLREQKPQKLQKQKPKKLQGKRPQKLQEQKPLKLQEQKPLKFQEQKPEKLQEQKPQKLQEQKPQDLEEEEPRLPLQIMRVNNRLISAPAQLSNLKSISVSNQNSGNPAFQPLKIYPLSMLKPGCFSILRKNP; via the exons ATGTCAACTTTCAAGCAGAAAGTGAAACGTTACCAAGTCAATGTGGACGGATTTGTAGCAAAACCCAAAAGCATTTCAGCAGTTTCTGTAAACGAGATAGCCAAAGTCTTTATAGGTCAATCCTTGAGTGAGCCATTGATACTTGAAACCCGTCGAATGGTTAGAGATTGGTGTCGTGGTCTCCTTAGCAAATCGTTTGAATATGCACGGATGACGCGAGCGCCTAAGTTTGAGATCAGTCACTTATACAAAgggaatttgaatttattaacaaacgtGTTAAGAATCCATACGAgaaaagccaaaaagaaagttaagaAATCGAAATCGAAAAGGGGTGCCAAGATTTTGAAGAATATAACAATGGCGccgaaataccaaaaaaagaaacacaaatcTGTGAAGAAGCCCACCAAGCTGAAGACTCTGGAACCGGAAAGTGAGACAACAGTCTTACCAAAATCCAATGCAGTTGTCCCGAATCGACCTTTTCGATTCATTAAGGAGGAGAAAGTCCGTTTAAAGCCGCGCAAACGTATTCTATCCCGTGAACAACTTGGTTTGTACAAACTAATCACTGCGGCGTCTTTGGGAAAATCGGAAAATAAACGTCGTCGAGCCCTACAGACATTGACCAATGATCCGGCTCTCAATGATCTGCTACCGGCACTTTGCCTTTTTATCTCCAATgctgtaaatgtaaatgtcgTAAAGCTGAATATGTCAAAGCTGCTGTATCTAATGCGTATGGTGAGGGCATTGGTGGCCAACTCGAGCTTGTGCCTCCAAAGATGC CTTCATCAGTTGATACCAGCCGTGTTGACATGCCTCTTAACTCGCCAAGACGACCCGTTTCCTGCGGATCACTGGGCACTCCGTGAATATTCGGGAAACATTATAGCCGAAATTGTCTGGCATTTTGATAATCCAAGTAATGGTATTTTGCCAAGGGTCATCGG AATCTATAATCAAGCCTTGCAAAAGCTCCCATTGACCACAGTTTATGGTGCGGTTATTGGCTTGGGAAAATTAGGCAACTATGTAGTCCGGGCCTATCTAGTGCCGCAGATAGCCTTCATTTCGAGTCGCATAGAACCGCATTTGAAAGACAGAACGAGATTTATGAAGTCTAAAGAGTATTTGAATATAAATAGGCAAGCCTCCCGATATATACGACATCGCATTCTTAAGGTCTGTACTCCAGTTTTAATGAAAATGCATAGCCCTCCTCATATGTTAGAGAAATTTGCCAAGAGTTATGGTTTCCTCGGCTTCTCGCTCTGTGCTGCTGTGACAGTAAGTCGAATTAAAGCGGCGGCCATAAGCGATGCAAAGAAGGAAGCAGCTGCTGCCCGTCTTACAGCTGTCaaaagaaggagaagaaaGCCCGTTCCCAAACGCAATAAGAGTAAAATACCTCCAAAGAAAACCATTCAAAAAGGACCAATTAAAAAACCTTTTAATGGCCGTGGTCCAACATTGGGCAAGGGAATTGCCCGCCAAACAGTAGGTGCTCCGCCACAGAAATTGCGGGAGCAAAAGCCACAGAAATTACAAAAGCAGAAGCCTAAGAAGTTACAAGGGAAGAGGCCACAGAAATTGCAAGAGCAGAAGCCACTGAAATTGCAGGAGCAGAAGCCACTGAAATTTCAGGAGCAGAAGCCAGAGAAATTGCAGGAACAGAAGCCACAGAAATTGCAGGAGCAGAAGCCACAGGAtttggaggaggaggagcctAGACTACCTTTACAGATTATGCGCGTGAACAACAGACTAATCAGTGCTCCGGCACaattatcaaatttaaaaagcatttCTGTGTCCAATCAAAATTCTGGCAATCCCGCTTTTCAACCCCTTAAGATTTACCCTTTGTCTATGCTGAAACCTGGTTGCTTTTCTATATTAAGAAAAAACCCCTAA
- the LOC6650398 gene encoding F-box/WD repeat-containing protein 11, with amino-acid sequence MMKMETDKIMDETNSNSNAQAFTTTMLYDPVRKKDSSPTYQTERELCFQYFTQWSETGQVDFVEQLLSRMCHYQHGQINAYLKPMLQRDFITLLPIKGLDHIAENILSYLDAESLKSAELVCKEWLRVISEGMLWKKLIERKVRTDSLWRGLAERRNWMQYLFKPRPGQTQRPHSFHRELFPKIMNDIDSIENNWRTGRHMLRRINCRSENSKGVYCLQYDDGKIVSGLRDNTIKIWDRTGLQCVKTLTGHTGSVLCLQYDDKVIISGSSDSTVRVWDVNTGEMVNTLIHHCEAVLHLRFNNGMMVTCSKDRSIAVWDMTSPSEITLRRVLVGHRAAVNVVDFDEKYIVSASGDRTIKVWSTSSCEFVRTLNGHKRGIACLQYRDRLVVSGSSDNSIRLWDIECGACLRVLEGHEELVRCIRFDTKRIVSGAYDGKIKVWDLVAALDPRAASNTLCLNTLVEHTGRVFRLQFDEFQIVSSSHDDTILIWDFLNFTPNENKTGRTPSPALMEH; translated from the exons TTCACAACGACAATGCTATACGATCCGGTGCGCAAGAAAGATTCATCGCCCACATATCAGACAGAGCGGGAACTctgttttcaatatttcacACAGTGGAGCGAAACCGGACAGGTGGATTTTGTTGAACAGCTGCTATCTCGCATGTGTCACTATCAGCATGGACAGATCAATGCCTATCTGAAGCCGATGTTGCAGCGCGACTTTATCACATTGCTGCCAA TTAAAGGTCTGGATCATATTGCCGAAAATATTTTATCATATTTGGACGCCGAATCATTAAAATCCGCCGAATTGGTATGCAAAGAATGGCTACGAGTCATCTCTGAGGGCATGCTGTGGAAGAAGCTGATCGAGCGTAAGGTGCGCACAGATTCGCTATGGCGAGGCTTGGCCGAACGTCGAAATTGGATgcaatatttgtttaaaccACGGCCAGGACAAACGCAACGACCGCATTCATTCCATCGCGAGTTGTTTCCCAAGATTATGAAT GACATTGATAGCATAGAAAATAATTGGCGAACTGGAAGACATATGTTGCGCCGAATCAATTGCCGCTCTGAGAACTCGAAGGGTGTATATTGCCTGCAATATGATGATGGCAAAATTGTGTCTGGCTTGAGAGATAATACCATAAAAATCTGGGATCGCACGGGTTTGCAGTGTGTAAAG ACTCTAACTGGACATACGGGTTCCGTGTTGTGCTTGCAGTACGACGATAAGGTCATCATCAGCGGCTCTAGCGATTCGACAGTTCGTGTTTGGGATGTCAATACGGGTGAAATGGTTAACACTTTGATCCATCATTGTGAGGCGGTGCTACATTTGCGTTTCAATAATGGCATGATGGTTACATGCTCCAAGGATCGTTCAATTGCAGTCTGGGATATGACATCGCCCAGCGAAATAACGCTTCGCCGTGTCCTTGTTGGTCATCGGGCTGCTGTCAACGTAGTGGATTTCGATGAGAAATATATTGTGTCTGCCAGTGGGGATCGCACCATTAAAGTCTGGTCCACTTCGAGCTGTGAGTTTGTGCGCACTTTAAATGGCCATAAACGTGGCATTGCGTGTCTTCAATATAGAGATCGTTTGGTTGTCAGCGGCAGCTCCGATAATTCCATAAG ACTGTGGGATATCGAGTGCGGCGCCTGCCTGCGAGTTCTAGAGGGCCACGAAGAGCTGGTGCGTTGCATACGTTTCGATACGAAACGCATTGTAAGTGGTGCCTATGATGGCAAAATAAAAGTCTGGGATTTGGTGGCTGCTTTAGATCCTCGAGCGGCTTCGAATACATTATGCTTAAATACACTGGTG GAACACACCGGCCGCGTATTTCGATTGCAATTCGATGAATTTCAGATTGTTAGCAGCTCTCATGATGATACTATTTTAATTTGGGACTTTCTAAACTTTACCCCCAATGAGAATAAGACCGGACGCACTCCATCAC CGGCTCTGATGGAACATTAA
- the LOC6650395 gene encoding protein Peter pan: protein MGRGKKKVHPKTRTAAFKASEPSEIVEAPHSFVIHRGLTCPYITDLTLDFRRIMEPFTASNLREKRMNRIKDFVSLSSFFHVSHMAIFNKASTQLSFKVVRLPRGPSLTFKVHQFTLARDVISSSKKQMIDPDHFKHAPLVIMNNFSGDGKHLKLMANTFQNMFPAINLAQVNIGTIKRCVLFSYNPETKLVEMRHYSVQVVPVGLKRSVQKILKGSVPNLNKCNEVVDFVTRDGYASESEVEDDEQSHVVLAQTLKSKGNLEDNKSSIKLHEIGPRLTMQLIKIEEELLTGEVLYHDHVVKTEDEKETMRKLIEKKKKMKEQRKKEQAENRARNLKLKKAEKVQQKRDASKNEDEDVYESDDDAKYYKEEVGEEPDEELFKHDEKSSRKRTKLPGNMKYKNKKAKLDQNQKRNNNKMNKTK from the exons ATGGGACGCGGCAAGAAGAAAGTGCATCCCAAAACTCGCACAGCTGCTTTTAAAGCCAGCGAACCAAGCGAAATTGTCGAGGCACCCCATTCATTTGTCATACACCGAGGACTTACATGTCCATATATCACAGATCTAACTTTAGATTTTCGGCGGATTATGGAACCGTTTACGGCAAGCAATTTACGGGAGAAGCGCATGAATCGCATCAAGGATTTTGTTAGCCTGAGCAGTTTCTTTCATGTCTCCCACATGGCCATCTTTAATAAGGCATCTACACAATTATCCTTTAAAGTAGTGCGACTTCCACGAGGTCCCTCACTCACATTCAAG GTGCACCAATTTACTCTCGCCCGGGATGTAATCTCCAGCAGTAAGAAGCAAATGATTGATCCAGATCACTTTAAACATGCTCCATTGGTCATAATGAATAACTTCAGTGGTGATGGCAAGCATCTCAAGTTGATGGCCAATACATTTCAGAATATGTTCCCTGCTATTAATCTGGCCCAGGTTAACATTGGCACCATAAAACGATGCGTTTTATTTTCCTACAACCCAGAAACCAAATTGGTCGAGATGCGTCACTATTCGGTGCAAGTGGTGCCAGTGGGTTTAAAGCGTTCCGTTCAGAAGATTCTGAAAGGTTCTGTGCCGAATCTGAATAAATGCAATGAAGTGGTGGACTTTGTGACCAG aGATGGCTATGCCTCTGAATCAGAGGTTGAGGATGACGAGCAATCTCACGTAGTTCTAGCCCAAACTTTAAAAAGCAAAGGCAATCTGGAGGATAATAAAAGTTCAATCAAGTTGCATGAGATCGGACCACGTTTAACAATGCAATTGATTAAAATCGAAGAGGAATTGCTTACGGGTGAAGTTCTTTATCATGATCACGTTGTCAAAACAGAGGATGAAAAGGAAACGATgagaaaattaattgaaaagaagaagaaaatgaaagagCAACGCAAGAAGGAGCAAGCTGAAAATAGGGCACGCAATCTAAAGCTAAAGAAGGCTGAAAAGGTACAACAGAAAAGAGATGCATCAAAgaatgaggatgaggatgtgTATGAGAGCGATGATGATGCAAAGTACTACAAGGAGGAAGTGGGAGAAGAACCAGATGAAG AACTCTTTAAACACGATGAGAAATCTTCAAGGAAACGGACAAAACTTCCCGGCAAcatgaaatacaaaaataagaaagccAAATTGGACCAGAACCAGAAACGGAACAACAATAAGATGAATAAAACCAAATAG